A section of the Sandaracinaceae bacterium genome encodes:
- a CDS encoding PKD domain-containing protein has protein sequence MFSIRDLPPIVRVERLIVGATLAMSVAACGTEPGLGDGGLADAARPVAPHDASVQPRDGAPADGGPPERPPAERVPELASRSRGVAPLSVVFDATSSDAIARPPESDGRREYADLHYAWDFDDASAGTWAVDGRSRNGAIGYVAAHVFETPGVYDVRLTVSDASGVLGRYVVSVEVEDPDVVYAGEATVCVSNTEQFVGCPADARTLGGAGDLAAVAPLIASGTRVLLRRGDRFAASETVRLRLDGPFTLGAFGDCERPDARGICANAPLIESSLSEGSVFDDDRGGTRDLRVMDLTFVDLAGGGANAMWGGYEMRQILWLRLAMTGFAGALGAGHWETRGHDEITVANCRTERSRGQGAYIGARRLALLGNRFADGLTSHVVRVWHAPLSVIAHNDISGSSVESDSGRHALKLHGPREELLTDPGPTGLDERTHHVVIAHNVFGGSGPWPVAIGPQNGVYDERLSDILVVGNRFLARHGTPSVRPVQRSLVIWARHVTVVNNVFSGDGAHDMHYSGVSVGRRGSEPPPLGVRVLHNTFFRGAGGRWSYAVRVGEEATGTVIRNNLAQLEGATLLAEELGEGTLEADNLLTEDAALVDPRSDDPLGADFRPTDRSPGRDEGGEVPVFDDLDGARRPAGAAPDLGAFEGG, from the coding sequence ATGTTCAGCATCAGAGATCTTCCCCCCATCGTTCGCGTGGAGCGCTTGATCGTGGGCGCGACGCTGGCGATGTCGGTCGCGGCTTGCGGTACGGAGCCGGGCCTGGGCGACGGCGGCCTCGCCGACGCCGCGCGGCCCGTCGCGCCCCACGACGCGAGCGTGCAGCCACGGGACGGGGCGCCGGCCGACGGGGGCCCGCCCGAGCGCCCTCCGGCCGAGCGCGTCCCGGAGCTGGCGAGCCGCTCGCGCGGCGTCGCGCCCCTCTCGGTCGTGTTCGACGCCACGTCCAGCGACGCGATCGCGCGGCCCCCCGAGTCGGACGGGCGCCGCGAGTACGCGGACCTCCACTACGCGTGGGACTTCGACGACGCGTCGGCGGGGACGTGGGCCGTCGACGGCCGCTCGAGGAACGGCGCCATCGGCTACGTCGCGGCCCACGTCTTCGAGACGCCCGGGGTGTACGACGTGCGCTTGACGGTCTCCGACGCCTCGGGCGTGCTGGGCCGCTACGTCGTTTCCGTCGAGGTCGAGGACCCCGACGTCGTCTACGCGGGAGAGGCCACGGTGTGCGTCAGCAACACGGAGCAGTTCGTGGGCTGCCCCGCGGACGCGCGGACGCTGGGAGGCGCGGGTGACCTCGCAGCCGTGGCCCCTCTGATCGCGAGCGGCACGCGGGTGTTGCTCCGGCGGGGCGACCGCTTCGCCGCCAGCGAGACGGTGCGGCTGCGGCTCGACGGCCCGTTCACGCTCGGGGCGTTCGGCGACTGCGAGCGGCCCGACGCGCGCGGCATCTGCGCCAACGCGCCGCTCATCGAGTCGTCGCTGAGCGAGGGCTCGGTGTTCGACGACGACCGGGGCGGCACGCGGGACCTACGCGTCATGGACCTGACGTTCGTGGACCTGGCCGGCGGGGGGGCGAACGCGATGTGGGGGGGCTACGAGATGCGCCAGATACTCTGGCTGCGTCTCGCCATGACCGGGTTCGCGGGGGCGCTGGGCGCCGGGCACTGGGAGACCCGCGGCCACGACGAGATCACGGTGGCCAACTGTCGCACCGAGCGCAGCCGCGGCCAGGGCGCGTACATCGGAGCGCGTCGACTCGCGCTGCTCGGGAACCGGTTCGCGGACGGGCTGACCTCCCACGTCGTCCGCGTCTGGCACGCCCCGCTCTCGGTGATCGCCCACAACGACATCTCGGGCTCGAGCGTCGAGTCCGACAGCGGCCGCCACGCGCTCAAGCTGCATGGCCCGCGCGAGGAGCTGCTGACGGATCCGGGGCCGACGGGTCTCGACGAGCGGACCCACCACGTCGTCATCGCCCACAACGTCTTCGGCGGCTCGGGCCCATGGCCGGTCGCGATCGGACCTCAGAACGGGGTCTACGACGAGCGGCTGAGCGACATCCTCGTCGTCGGCAACCGGTTCCTCGCGCGCCACGGGACCCCGTCGGTCCGGCCGGTTCAGCGCTCGCTGGTCATCTGGGCCCGCCACGTCACGGTCGTCAACAACGTCTTCAGCGGGGACGGGGCGCACGACATGCACTACTCCGGCGTGTCCGTCGGGCGGCGCGGGTCCGAGCCTCCGCCGCTCGGAGTCCGCGTCCTTCACAACACGTTCTTCCGTGGCGCGGGCGGCCGCTGGAGCTACGCGGTGCGGGTCGGCGAGGAGGCGACGGGGACCGTCATCCGCAACAACCTCGCGCAGCTCGAAGGCGCCACGCTGCTGGCGGAGGAGCTCGGCGAGGGCACCCTCGAGGCGGACAACCTCCTGACCGAGGACGCGGCGCTCGTGGACCCACGCAGCGACGACCCGCTGGGCGCGGACTTCCGTCCCACCGATCGATCGCCCGGGAGAGACGAGGGAGGGGAGGTGCCGGTCTTCGACGACCTCGATGGGGCCCGGCGGCCGGCGGGCGCGGCGCCCGATCTCGGCGCATTCGAGGGCGGCTGA
- a CDS encoding class I SAM-dependent methyltransferase — MTSTQSEIDESYSVSNDFFRLWLDEGMHYTSASYLTGEETLEEAQINKCRILYDYAEMTEDKLILDIGCGWGSNLEYLASRGVKRAHGITLSTAQAQWINDRKLPGVNAMLMDFHDYEPEEKYDALVSIEMIDHICSPEQARKGMAVDLYRQYFKRCHSFVKPGSWFACQAILRDRVPRTRKDLEDLAFTADVIFPGGLNPRLEELIMAIRPYWEVVEMRTQRESYGKTTGEWLARLQANEATIRGQWGDKVYDDYERYLDTCVRAFDAHWSSDVQLKLRWCEV, encoded by the coding sequence ATGACGTCCACGCAGAGCGAGATTGACGAGTCCTACAGCGTCTCGAACGACTTCTTCCGCCTCTGGCTCGACGAGGGTATGCACTACACCTCGGCGAGCTACCTCACGGGCGAGGAGACCCTCGAGGAGGCGCAGATCAACAAGTGCCGGATCCTCTACGACTACGCCGAGATGACCGAGGACAAGCTGATCCTCGACATCGGCTGCGGCTGGGGTTCGAACCTCGAATACCTCGCCTCGCGTGGCGTGAAGCGGGCGCACGGGATCACGCTCTCGACCGCGCAGGCGCAGTGGATCAACGACCGTAAGCTCCCCGGCGTCAACGCGATGCTGATGGACTTCCACGACTACGAGCCGGAGGAGAAGTACGACGCGCTCGTGTCGATCGAGATGATCGACCACATCTGCTCTCCCGAGCAGGCGCGCAAGGGCATGGCGGTGGATCTCTACCGCCAGTACTTCAAGCGCTGTCACTCCTTCGTGAAGCCGGGCTCCTGGTTCGCCTGTCAGGCCATTCTTCGCGATCGTGTCCCGCGCACCCGCAAGGATCTGGAGGATCTGGCCTTCACCGCGGACGTGATCTTCCCCGGCGGTCTCAACCCCCGCCTGGAGGAGCTGATCATGGCCATCCGCCCGTACTGGGAGGTGGTCGAGATGCGCACCCAGCGCGAGAGCTACGGCAAGACCACGGGGGAGTGGCTGGCCCGGCTGCAGGCCAACGAGGCGACCATCCGCGGCCAGTGGGGCGACAAGGTCTACGACGACTACGAACGCTACCTGGACACGTGCGTGCGGGCCTTCGACGCGCATTGGTCGAGCGACGTGCAGCTGAAGCTCCGCTGGTGCGAGGTCTGA
- the acnA gene encoding aconitate hydratase AcnA — translation MTSHDSFGSRATLEIGGRSIDIYRLDALQKAGIGDVSTLPYSIRVLLENLLRNEDGKTVTKSDIEAVAKWDPHAEPSTEIAYRPARVLLQDFTGVPAVVDLAAMREAFAEMGGDPNRVNPLQPADLVIDHSVQVDSFGNLRAFDENVKIEFERNRERYRFLKWGQSAFEGMRVVPPGTGIVHQVNLEYLARVVFTRDMDGRTVAYPDTLVGTDSHTTMINGLGVLGWGVGGIEAEAAMLGQPIAMLLPQVVGFKLNGKLPAGATATDLVLRVVEMLRQHGVVGKFVEFYGEGMSSLSLADRATIANMGPEYGATMGFFPVDEETLKYLRFTNRDEAEVELVERYLKEQGLFHTKESPEPRFTASLELELDTVVPSIAGPKRPQDRIALTDAKRSWRRTLVGNLAREQEDIEKTAAGFLGGEPTSAVADADAKAALERTGHVKLDRGEFDLPHGAVVIAAITSCTNTSNPSVMVGAGLLARNAAKRGLNVKPWVKTSFAPGSQVVTEYMKAANLMDDLEKLGFFLVGYGCTTCIGNSGPLEGPVADAVTQQNLVVTSVLSGNRNFEGRVSPHTRANYLASPPLVVAYGIAGTLDIDFANEPLGQDQDGKDVFLKDIWPTNEEITETVRQAVKKEQFADRYAEVFLGPEQWQSTDAPTGDTFAWEDDSTYIRKPPFFEGIEAGEPPAAENIQGARVLALLGDTVTTDHISPAGSIKADSPAGKYLQENGVQPRDFNSYGSRRGNHEVMMRGTFANIRLRNLLAPGTEGGVTRHLPDGAQMSIYDASMKYQADGVPLVVLAGKEYGTGSSRDWAAKGTYLLGVKAVIAASYERIHRSNLIGMGVLPLEFVDGQSHQGLGLTGEETFDVAGIADGLKPGARLKVKASDKEFEVKVRLDTPQEVEYYLHGGILQYVLRQMAAK, via the coding sequence ATGACGAGCCACGACAGCTTCGGGTCCCGCGCCACCCTCGAAATCGGGGGACGCTCCATCGACATCTACCGCCTCGACGCCCTGCAGAAGGCGGGCATCGGCGATGTCTCGACGCTCCCGTACTCCATCCGGGTGCTGCTCGAGAACCTGCTGCGGAACGAGGACGGCAAGACCGTCACCAAGAGCGACATCGAAGCGGTGGCCAAGTGGGATCCCCACGCCGAGCCGTCGACCGAGATCGCCTACCGCCCCGCCCGCGTGCTGCTCCAGGACTTCACGGGCGTGCCCGCGGTGGTCGATCTGGCGGCCATGCGCGAGGCCTTCGCGGAGATGGGCGGCGACCCCAACCGGGTCAACCCGCTCCAGCCCGCCGATCTCGTCATCGATCACTCGGTGCAGGTCGACTCGTTCGGCAACCTGCGCGCCTTCGACGAGAACGTGAAGATCGAATTCGAGCGCAACCGCGAGCGCTACCGCTTCCTCAAGTGGGGGCAGAGCGCCTTCGAGGGCATGCGCGTGGTTCCGCCGGGCACGGGCATCGTGCACCAGGTGAACCTCGAGTACCTCGCGCGCGTGGTCTTCACCCGCGACATGGACGGCCGCACCGTCGCCTACCCGGACACGCTCGTCGGCACCGACAGCCACACCACGATGATCAACGGCCTGGGCGTGCTCGGCTGGGGCGTCGGCGGCATCGAGGCGGAGGCGGCCATGCTCGGCCAGCCCATCGCGATGCTCCTTCCGCAGGTCGTCGGCTTCAAGCTGAACGGCAAGCTCCCCGCGGGCGCCACCGCCACCGACCTCGTGCTCCGCGTGGTCGAGATGCTCCGGCAGCACGGCGTGGTCGGGAAGTTCGTCGAGTTCTACGGCGAGGGCATGAGCTCACTGTCGCTCGCGGACCGCGCCACCATCGCGAACATGGGGCCGGAGTACGGCGCCACGATGGGCTTCTTCCCGGTCGACGAGGAGACGCTCAAGTACCTCCGCTTCACCAACCGCGACGAGGCGGAGGTGGAGCTGGTCGAGCGCTACCTGAAGGAGCAGGGCCTCTTCCACACGAAGGAGAGCCCGGAGCCGCGCTTCACCGCGTCGCTCGAGCTCGAGCTCGACACGGTCGTGCCGTCGATCGCCGGCCCGAAGCGCCCGCAGGATCGCATCGCGCTCACCGACGCCAAGCGCTCCTGGCGCCGCACGCTCGTGGGCAACCTCGCCCGCGAGCAGGAGGACATCGAGAAGACCGCGGCCGGCTTCCTCGGCGGTGAGCCGACCAGCGCGGTCGCCGACGCGGACGCCAAGGCGGCCCTCGAGCGGACCGGTCACGTGAAGCTGGACCGGGGCGAGTTCGATCTGCCTCACGGCGCGGTGGTCATCGCGGCCATCACCAGCTGCACCAACACGAGCAACCCCTCGGTCATGGTCGGCGCGGGCCTGCTCGCGCGGAACGCGGCCAAGCGCGGCCTCAACGTGAAGCCCTGGGTGAAGACGAGCTTCGCGCCGGGCTCCCAGGTGGTCACCGAGTACATGAAGGCGGCCAATCTCATGGACGACCTGGAGAAGCTCGGCTTCTTCCTCGTCGGCTACGGCTGCACCACCTGCATCGGCAACTCGGGCCCGCTCGAGGGGCCGGTCGCGGACGCGGTGACCCAGCAGAATCTGGTCGTCACCTCGGTGCTCAGCGGCAACCGCAACTTCGAGGGGCGGGTCAGCCCCCACACCCGCGCGAACTACCTCGCGTCGCCGCCCCTCGTCGTCGCCTACGGCATCGCGGGCACCCTCGACATCGACTTCGCGAACGAGCCGCTGGGTCAGGACCAGGACGGCAAGGACGTCTTCCTGAAGGACATCTGGCCGACCAACGAGGAGATCACCGAGACGGTCCGCCAGGCGGTGAAGAAGGAGCAGTTCGCCGACCGCTACGCGGAGGTCTTCCTCGGCCCCGAGCAGTGGCAGAGCACCGACGCGCCCACCGGCGACACCTTCGCCTGGGAGGACGACTCCACCTACATCCGCAAGCCCCCGTTCTTCGAGGGCATCGAGGCGGGGGAGCCGCCCGCGGCAGAGAACATCCAGGGCGCGCGCGTGCTGGCGCTCCTCGGCGACACCGTCACCACGGATCACATCTCGCCGGCCGGGTCGATCAAGGCCGACAGCCCGGCGGGCAAGTACCTGCAGGAGAACGGCGTCCAGCCGCGTGACTTCAACAGCTACGGCAGCCGCCGCGGCAACCACGAGGTCATGATGCGCGGCACCTTCGCCAACATCCGGCTGCGCAACCTGCTCGCGCCCGGCACCGAGGGCGGCGTCACGCGGCACCTCCCGGACGGCGCGCAGATGAGCATCTACGACGCCTCGATGAAGTACCAGGCGGACGGCGTGCCGCTCGTGGTGCTCGCGGGCAAGGAGTACGGCACGGGCTCGAGCCGCGACTGGGCGGCGAAGGGCACCTACCTGCTCGGGGTCAAGGCGGTGATCGCGGCGAGCTACGAGCGCATCCACCGCTCGAACCTGATCGGCATGGGCGTCCTGCCGCTCGAGTTCGTCGACGGCCAGTCGCACCAGGGCCTCGGCCTGACGGGCGAGGAGACCTTCGACGTCGCCGGCATCGCCGACGGCCTGAAGCCGGGCGCGCGCCTGAAGGTGAAGGCGAGCGACAAGGAGTTCGAGGTGAAGGTCCGCCTCGATACGCCGCAGGAGGTCGAGTACTACCTGCACGGCGGCATCCTGCAGTACGTCTTGCGTCAGATGGCGGCCAAGTAG
- a CDS encoding bifunctional diaminohydroxyphosphoribosylaminopyrimidine deaminase/5-amino-6-(5-phosphoribosylamino)uracil reductase RibD, which translates to MSEPADERFMREALLEGRRALPACRPNPPVGCVLVRGGAIVARGHTQPPYQPHAEPMALAQVEGPLGDVTAFVTLEPCAFHQRTPSCAKELIRRGVGRVVVAMLDPHPKNRGRGVEMLRDAGVEVTTGVLEAEARADLAMLVWQEGDPAELDPE; encoded by the coding sequence GTGAGCGAGCCAGCCGACGAGCGCTTCATGCGGGAGGCCCTCCTCGAGGGGCGCCGCGCCTTGCCCGCGTGCCGACCGAACCCGCCCGTGGGGTGCGTGCTCGTGCGAGGCGGCGCGATCGTCGCGCGGGGTCACACCCAGCCGCCCTACCAGCCGCACGCGGAGCCGATGGCGCTCGCGCAGGTGGAGGGGCCGCTGGGCGACGTGACCGCCTTCGTGACGCTCGAGCCGTGCGCCTTCCACCAGCGCACCCCGAGCTGCGCCAAGGAGCTGATCCGGCGCGGCGTGGGACGCGTCGTCGTCGCCATGCTCGACCCGCACCCCAAGAACCGCGGGCGCGGGGTCGAGATGCTCCGAGACGCTGGGGTCGAGGTGACCACCGGCGTGCTCGAAGCGGAGGCGCGGGCCGATCTGGCGATGCTCGTGTGGCAGGAGGGGGACCCGGCCGAGCTGGACCCCGAGTAG
- a CDS encoding SMP-30/gluconolactonase/LRE family protein yields the protein MRRALVLLLLLAGCDGGGAGDAGLSRDARVDDDAGSDAGPSDAGPSDAGTLDAGPPPSPLDGASEARLLRDGFGFLEGPHWVGDALLFTDIPRSTIHRFTPPDAFDVFRMPSGAANGLATLPDGRLLAAEHQNRRVSVTEDDGSVTSFAADFDGGAFHSPNDLAVRSDGTVYFTDPPYGLDGRPRELDFNGVFRRAPDGSVDAIWRGAVDSRPNGVALSPDESILYVALTSAGEVLAFDVAADGSASGERRFVDGTPNADGMAVDADGNLFVTTAEGVAVFAPDGARWGTLSVPETPANCAFGGADGATLFVTARTGLYAIDLIIPGA from the coding sequence GTGAGGCGCGCGCTGGTCTTGCTCCTCCTCCTCGCCGGTTGCGATGGGGGCGGCGCAGGCGACGCGGGACTCTCGCGCGACGCGCGCGTGGACGATGACGCGGGCTCCGACGCAGGCCCGAGCGATGCGGGCCCCAGCGATGCGGGCACGCTGGACGCGGGACCGCCCCCGAGCCCGCTCGACGGCGCCTCCGAGGCTCGCCTGCTCCGCGACGGCTTCGGCTTCCTCGAGGGGCCGCACTGGGTCGGCGACGCCCTGCTCTTCACCGACATCCCGCGCTCGACCATTCATCGCTTCACGCCGCCGGACGCGTTCGACGTCTTCCGGATGCCGAGCGGCGCGGCCAACGGCCTGGCCACCCTCCCCGACGGCCGGCTGCTCGCGGCCGAGCACCAGAACCGGCGGGTGAGCGTGACGGAGGACGACGGCTCGGTCACGAGCTTCGCCGCCGACTTCGATGGCGGCGCCTTCCACAGCCCGAACGACCTCGCGGTGCGGAGCGACGGCACGGTCTACTTCACCGATCCGCCGTACGGCCTGGACGGTCGGCCGCGCGAGCTGGACTTCAATGGCGTCTTCCGGCGCGCCCCCGACGGATCGGTCGACGCGATCTGGCGTGGCGCGGTCGACAGCCGGCCCAACGGCGTGGCGCTCTCGCCGGACGAGTCGATCCTCTACGTGGCGCTCACCTCGGCCGGCGAGGTCCTCGCGTTCGACGTGGCCGCGGACGGCAGCGCGAGCGGCGAGCGGCGCTTCGTCGACGGCACCCCCAACGCGGACGGCATGGCGGTCGACGCCGACGGGAACCTCTTCGTCACGACCGCGGAGGGCGTCGCGGTCTTCGCCCCGGACGGCGCGCGCTGGGGCACGCTGAGCGTCCCGGAGACGCCGGCCAACTGCGCGTTCGGGGGAGCCGACGGCGCGACGCTCTTCGTGACCGCCCGCACCGGCCTCTACGCCATCGATCTGATCATCCCGGGCGCCTAG
- a CDS encoding DUF1552 domain-containing protein, with amino-acid sequence MKLGRRLVLRGAFGATLALPLLESLGRPAARADGEAPAYAVFFRQANGVATARSSVLGDEPERFWPRSLGALTAASVADRALDELTPHLSKLLVVGNVNMQSFDYGDGHARGALQCLTGRGPTVNGAGGSSEAAGESIDHRIGRELNPDGRDSWFMYAGRGSGWLGGPCISYRGAADRRSPFHDPNEAYRNLVGGDAGLSAEAQRQIAERGRSVNDLVRTQLSRLMRRSELSRSDKQRIELHQSAVRDLEVRLSCQLDDERVRALEGIGAAYESTDGDEVLAATRLHMDVAALAIACGVTRSVSIQIGSGNDGSTRYRDPATGEQMENFHFLSHRRLSHGSDGAAIANSDRMHAQVDRQFAATFRHLLDRLSEYEMPSGATLLDCGVSCWFNDLGSGPGHARSDVPWVLAGSCGGALRQGEHIELGGGNDVNHNRLLSTIGAAVGCTKADGSPLDDFGDPSLPRGLLDELYA; translated from the coding sequence ATGAAGCTCGGAAGACGCCTCGTGCTCCGCGGCGCGTTCGGCGCCACCCTCGCCCTGCCGCTCCTGGAGAGCCTCGGGCGCCCGGCGGCGCGGGCCGACGGGGAGGCGCCTGCCTACGCGGTCTTCTTCCGGCAGGCCAACGGCGTCGCGACCGCGCGGAGCTCGGTCCTCGGAGACGAGCCGGAGCGCTTCTGGCCGCGCAGCCTCGGCGCGCTCACCGCGGCGTCGGTGGCCGACCGCGCGCTCGACGAGCTGACGCCCCACCTCTCGAAGCTGCTGGTGGTCGGCAACGTCAACATGCAGAGCTTCGACTACGGCGACGGGCACGCGCGCGGGGCGCTCCAGTGCCTCACCGGGCGCGGCCCGACCGTGAACGGCGCGGGGGGCAGCAGCGAGGCGGCGGGCGAGTCCATCGACCACCGCATCGGGCGCGAGCTCAACCCCGACGGCCGCGACAGCTGGTTCATGTACGCGGGCCGCGGCTCGGGCTGGCTCGGCGGACCCTGCATCTCGTATCGAGGCGCGGCCGACCGCCGCAGCCCCTTCCACGACCCGAACGAGGCGTACCGGAACCTGGTGGGCGGCGACGCGGGGCTGAGCGCGGAGGCGCAGCGGCAGATCGCCGAGCGCGGCCGCAGCGTCAACGACCTCGTCCGCACCCAGCTCTCCCGCCTCATGCGGCGCTCGGAGCTGTCCCGGAGCGACAAGCAGCGCATCGAGCTGCACCAGTCGGCCGTCCGGGACCTGGAGGTGCGCCTGAGCTGTCAGCTCGACGACGAGCGCGTGCGGGCGCTCGAGGGCATCGGGGCCGCCTACGAGAGCACCGACGGAGACGAGGTCCTCGCGGCGACCCGCCTGCACATGGACGTGGCCGCGCTCGCCATCGCGTGCGGCGTCACGCGCTCGGTCAGCATCCAGATCGGCAGCGGCAACGACGGCAGCACCCGCTACCGCGACCCGGCGACCGGCGAGCAGATGGAGAACTTCCACTTCCTCTCGCATCGACGCCTCAGCCACGGCAGCGACGGCGCGGCCATCGCCAACTCGGACCGCATGCACGCGCAGGTCGACCGGCAGTTCGCGGCGACCTTCCGGCACCTGCTCGATCGCCTGAGCGAGTACGAGATGCCGTCGGGCGCGACGCTCCTGGACTGCGGCGTGTCCTGCTGGTTCAACGACCTCGGCAGCGGCCCCGGGCACGCGCGCAGCGACGTCCCGTGGGTGCTGGCCGGGAGCTGCGGCGGCGCGCTCCGTCAGGGCGAGCACATCGAGCTCGGCGGCGGCAACGACGTCAATCACAACCGACTCCTGAGCACGATCGGAGCCGCGGTGGGCTGCACGAAGGCGGACGGCTCGCCGCTCGACGACTTCGGCGATCCGTCGCTGCCGCGCGGGCTGCTCGACGAGCTCTACGCGTGA
- a CDS encoding DUF1592 domain-containing protein → MVIPAPETRLPRLTHAQWENTVRDLFGLEGPTGLSDALRADSLPGEAIFDNPGGALNVDEVLWSGYQRAAGDLAETATVDSAIFERIAPPIGGGADRDRAERFVRSFGARAHRRPLTDDEISEYMMLYGEASGLYGAQDDLHAGVRLILEAMLQSPFLLYRVELSSERDRGTIPLDDYEIASRLSYALWDSLPDEELFAAAAAGMLTADPEQVALQARRMLDDPRAEGVFVRFHRQLFDVASFEGITPSTTFFPDAPANLGALATEEHDRFVREIVFGRDGSYRDLLTSPDTFVNAELAAVYGLDGSFGEDFEPVTLDASQRRGVFTQVGFLASNATQAAPDPIHRGVFLAERVACVHIEAPPDDVPPPPVIEGATNRETIANHTEQPGSICAGCHSQIINPFGFPFESYDAIGAWRELDNGHPVDTTGSPPIDGAPTPVSGAVELVDALADSTWAHECYVRHWVERTMGRHAAPEDQALVSALAEGSRDGTLSVRELVVQIVTSRAFLHRSVREVSE, encoded by the coding sequence GTGGTGATCCCCGCTCCGGAGACCCGCCTCCCGCGGCTCACGCACGCCCAGTGGGAGAACACCGTCCGCGACCTGTTCGGGCTCGAGGGCCCGACGGGCCTCTCGGACGCTCTGCGCGCCGACTCCCTGCCGGGCGAGGCCATCTTCGACAACCCGGGCGGAGCCCTGAACGTCGACGAGGTCCTGTGGAGCGGCTATCAGCGCGCGGCCGGCGACCTGGCGGAGACCGCGACCGTGGACAGCGCGATCTTCGAGCGCATCGCGCCCCCGATCGGCGGCGGCGCGGACCGAGACCGCGCGGAGCGCTTCGTGCGCAGCTTCGGCGCCCGCGCCCACCGCCGCCCGCTCACCGACGACGAGATCTCCGAGTACATGATGCTCTACGGGGAGGCGTCGGGGCTCTACGGCGCCCAGGACGACCTCCACGCCGGCGTCCGGCTGATCCTGGAGGCGATGCTCCAGTCCCCCTTCCTGCTCTATCGGGTGGAGCTCTCGAGCGAGCGCGACCGAGGCACGATCCCGCTCGACGACTACGAGATCGCGAGCCGCCTCTCCTACGCCCTCTGGGACAGCTTGCCCGACGAGGAGCTCTTCGCCGCGGCCGCCGCCGGCATGCTCACCGCCGACCCGGAGCAGGTGGCGCTCCAGGCCCGCCGCATGCTGGACGACCCCCGGGCCGAGGGCGTCTTCGTGCGCTTCCACCGGCAGCTCTTCGACGTCGCGTCGTTCGAGGGCATCACCCCGTCGACCACCTTCTTCCCCGACGCACCGGCCAACCTCGGGGCGCTGGCCACCGAGGAGCACGACCGCTTCGTGCGCGAGATCGTGTTCGGCCGCGACGGGAGCTACCGGGACCTGCTGACCTCCCCCGACACGTTCGTGAACGCCGAGCTCGCCGCGGTCTACGGCCTCGACGGGAGCTTCGGGGAGGACTTCGAGCCGGTCACCCTCGACGCGTCGCAGCGCCGCGGCGTCTTCACCCAGGTCGGCTTCCTCGCGTCGAACGCGACCCAGGCCGCGCCCGACCCGATCCACCGCGGCGTGTTCCTCGCCGAGCGAGTGGCGTGCGTGCACATCGAGGCGCCCCCCGACGACGTCCCGCCGCCCCCCGTGATCGAGGGCGCGACGAACCGGGAGACGATCGCGAATCACACCGAGCAGCCGGGCTCGATCTGCGCCGGGTGCCACTCGCAGATCATCAACCCCTTCGGCTTCCCGTTCGAGAGCTACGACGCGATCGGCGCCTGGCGCGAGCTCGACAACGGCCACCCGGTCGACACGACGGGCAGCCCGCCCATCGACGGCGCGCCGACGCCCGTGAGCGGCGCGGTGGAGCTCGTCGACGCGCTCGCGGACAGCACGTGGGCCCACGAGTGCTACGTGCGCCACTGGGTGGAGCGCACCATGGGGCGACACGCGGCGCCCGAAGATCAGGCGCTGGTGAGCGCGCTGGCCGAGGGCTCGCGCGACGGGACGCTCTCGGTGCGCGAGCTGGTGGTCCAGATCGTCACCTCGCGCGCGTTCCTCCACCGCAGCGTCCGGGAGGTCAGCGAATGA